One Nocardioides oleivorans DNA segment encodes these proteins:
- a CDS encoding flagellar hook assembly protein FlgD, which produces MTISANEPVTGTPTAFPTGTTTLSSTSEDKQMFLELMVAQLRYQDPLNPADSGEFLAQSAQFTALEKMQDVSDRVGALLGSQMAFGAGAMVGQQVSWVDTDGTTTHNGTISGVTFGAQGPVFEIDGTQVPLAQLLSVGTTTPAPTPPTTTPTA; this is translated from the coding sequence GTGACGATCTCCGCGAACGAGCCGGTGACCGGCACGCCCACCGCGTTCCCGACGGGCACGACGACGCTCTCGTCGACCTCCGAGGACAAGCAGATGTTCCTGGAGCTGATGGTCGCCCAGCTCCGCTACCAGGACCCGCTCAACCCGGCCGACTCCGGTGAGTTCCTCGCGCAGTCGGCGCAGTTCACCGCGCTGGAGAAGATGCAGGACGTCTCCGACCGCGTGGGCGCGCTGCTCGGCTCGCAGATGGCCTTCGGTGCGGGGGCCATGGTCGGCCAGCAGGTGTCGTGGGTCGACACCGATGGCACCACGACCCACAACGGCACCATCTCCGGCGTCACCTTCGGCGCACAGGGACCGGTCTTCGAAATCGACGGCACCCAGGTCCCGCTGGCCCAGCTCCTCTCCGTCGGGACGACCACCCCGGCACCGACCCCTCCGACCACCACTCCGACGGCCTGA
- a CDS encoding FliI/YscN family ATPase has protein sequence MSLLTTDVRARALEAVAPLRMGQVAELLGLQVRVTGLPAAVGDLVAVEGATRVLAEVAAIGPGGLTCLPLGDTSGLRVGDVVRHTGGPLRIPVGEALRGRVLDGLGRPIDGGPPLDALPLVGVGLAAPAALSRPRIDHQLGLGVRALDALTPCGRGQRIGIMAGSGVGKSSLLSMVARGTDAEVSVIALVGERGREVREFIENDLGPEGLARSVVVVATSDAPPVERLRAAGVATRIAEFFRDSGRHVVLMMDSLTRVAMAQREIGLSAGEPPATRGYPPSVFTLMPQLLERAGTSATGSITGLYTVLVEGDDMQDPIGDTARSILDGHVVLSRRLATAGHFPSIDVLESISRVTRAVTDADQRADATRLRQLLAAHRSVRELVEIGAYVAGADADADAALARMDRINAFLRQDMDESTSLADTWQSLRELVA, from the coding sequence ATGAGCCTCCTGACGACCGACGTGCGCGCCCGCGCCCTCGAGGCCGTCGCCCCGCTGCGGATGGGCCAGGTCGCCGAGCTCCTCGGCCTGCAGGTCCGGGTCACCGGCCTCCCCGCCGCCGTCGGCGACCTGGTCGCCGTCGAGGGCGCGACGCGCGTGCTCGCCGAGGTCGCCGCGATCGGCCCCGGCGGTCTCACCTGCCTGCCGCTGGGTGACACCAGCGGGCTGCGGGTGGGCGACGTCGTACGACACACGGGTGGACCGCTGCGGATCCCCGTCGGGGAGGCCCTCCGCGGCCGGGTCCTCGACGGCCTCGGCCGGCCCATCGACGGCGGGCCGCCGCTCGACGCGCTGCCGCTCGTCGGGGTCGGCCTCGCGGCACCCGCCGCGCTGAGCCGCCCGCGCATCGACCACCAGCTCGGCCTCGGGGTCCGTGCGCTCGACGCCCTCACCCCGTGCGGCCGCGGCCAGCGCATCGGCATCATGGCCGGCTCCGGCGTCGGCAAGTCCAGCCTGCTCTCGATGGTCGCGCGCGGCACCGACGCCGAGGTGTCGGTGATCGCCCTGGTCGGCGAGCGCGGACGCGAGGTCCGCGAGTTCATCGAGAACGACCTCGGTCCCGAGGGCCTCGCGCGGTCCGTCGTGGTCGTGGCGACCTCCGACGCACCTCCGGTCGAGCGGCTCCGCGCGGCTGGCGTCGCCACCCGGATCGCAGAGTTCTTCCGCGACAGCGGACGCCACGTCGTGCTGATGATGGACAGCCTCACCCGCGTGGCGATGGCCCAGCGCGAGATCGGCCTGTCCGCCGGCGAGCCCCCGGCCACGCGCGGCTACCCGCCGAGCGTGTTCACCCTGATGCCCCAGCTGCTCGAGCGCGCGGGCACGTCCGCGACCGGCAGCATCACCGGCCTCTACACCGTGCTGGTCGAGGGCGACGACATGCAGGACCCGATCGGCGACACCGCCCGCTCGATCCTCGACGGCCACGTGGTGCTCTCGCGCCGCCTCGCCACCGCCGGGCACTTCCCCAGCATCGACGTGCTCGAGTCGATCTCCCGTGTCACCCGCGCGGTCACCGACGCCGACCAGCGCGCGGACGCCACCCGGCTGCGGCAGCTGCTGGCCGCGCACCGGTCGGTGCGCGAGCTGGTCGAGATCGGCGCCTACGTCGCCGGTGCGGACGCCGACGCCGACGCCGCGCTCGCGCGGATGGACCGGATCAACGCCTTCCTCCGCCAGGACATGGACGAGAGCACCTCCCTCGCCGACACCTGGCAGTCCCTCCGAGAGCTGGTGGCCTGA
- a CDS encoding flagellar FlbD family protein, with amino-acid sequence MIVLTRLSGSPFVLNADLIERLDSTPDTVVTLVDGKKYVVGEDLLQVVDEVRAWRGSIIAAGAMAEASPTAWAPRAHLAAVSDHPTLEGEG; translated from the coding sequence ATGATTGTGTTGACCCGACTCTCCGGCTCGCCGTTCGTCCTGAACGCCGACCTGATCGAACGCCTCGACAGCACCCCCGACACGGTGGTGACGCTGGTCGACGGCAAGAAGTACGTCGTGGGCGAGGACCTGCTGCAGGTGGTGGACGAGGTCCGCGCCTGGCGCGGCAGCATCATCGCCGCCGGCGCGATGGCCGAGGCCTCACCGACCGCGTGGGCCCCCCGCGCGCACCTCGCGGCCGTGTCCGACCACCCCACGCTGGAAGGTGAGGGCTGA
- a CDS encoding flagellar hook protein FlgE: MLRSLFSGISGLRANQTMLDVTGNNIANANTVGFKATTTVFQDTLSQVMRGAGAAGTTGGGTNPIQVGLGVQVAATRGNFGQGSAQTTGAATDLMIQGDGMFVLGSGADRVYTRAGAFTWDEAGNLVSSSGKKVQGYAPGDAGGTLVDINLDSLQSTLPAGVEMTSYSIGSDGVLRGTFSDDVQRDIALVAIADFTNPAGLERVGETAFRASANSGAPELGVAGQGSRGDLMGGTLEMSNVDLSAEFTNLILAQRGFQASSRVITTSDQVLEELVNIKR; the protein is encoded by the coding sequence ATGCTCCGCTCGCTCTTCTCCGGCATCAGCGGCCTCCGCGCCAACCAGACGATGCTCGACGTCACCGGCAACAACATCGCCAACGCCAACACGGTCGGCTTCAAGGCCACCACCACGGTGTTCCAGGACACCCTCAGCCAGGTCATGCGGGGCGCCGGCGCTGCCGGCACGACCGGCGGCGGCACCAACCCGATCCAGGTCGGCCTCGGCGTCCAGGTCGCCGCCACCCGCGGCAACTTCGGCCAGGGCTCGGCGCAGACCACCGGCGCGGCCACCGACCTGATGATCCAGGGCGACGGCATGTTCGTCCTCGGCTCGGGCGCCGACCGCGTCTACACGCGCGCCGGGGCCTTCACGTGGGACGAGGCGGGCAACCTGGTCTCCTCGAGCGGCAAGAAGGTCCAGGGGTACGCCCCGGGCGACGCGGGCGGCACGCTCGTCGACATCAACCTCGACTCGCTCCAGTCGACCCTGCCCGCCGGCGTCGAGATGACGTCGTACTCGATCGGCAGCGACGGCGTCCTGCGCGGCACCTTCTCCGACGACGTGCAGCGCGACATCGCCCTCGTGGCGATCGCCGACTTCACCAACCCGGCGGGCCTCGAGCGCGTCGGCGAGACCGCCTTCCGGGCCAGCGCCAACTCCGGCGCCCCCGAGCTCGGCGTCGCCGGCCAGGGCAGCCGCGGTGACCTGATGGGCGGCACGCTCGAGATGTCCAACGTCGACCTGTCGGCGGAGTTCACCAACCTGATCCTCGCCCAGCGCGGCTTCCAGGCCAGCTCGCGCGTGATCACCACCTCCGACCAGGTGCTCGAGGAGCTCGTCAACATCAAGCGCTGA
- a CDS encoding flagellar FliJ family protein, protein MARTPDSDPDAGMRAVARVRGVREHDSRLGLATAVADELEAARRLDAAGVRLAAMTHPAVTDPAGFASARLAAGDAVAAIAASRASLASFTTFAAVAREHWQRDRARLDAVELLLERRVEQRREERARRERVEIDDLVAARWLRARRGTDDGAVDGADGGAA, encoded by the coding sequence ATGGCACGCACCCCCGACTCCGACCCCGACGCCGGGATGCGCGCGGTCGCACGCGTGCGCGGCGTGCGTGAGCACGACAGCCGCCTCGGCCTGGCCACCGCCGTCGCCGACGAGCTCGAGGCGGCCCGCCGCCTCGACGCGGCCGGCGTACGCCTCGCCGCGATGACCCACCCTGCCGTCACCGACCCCGCCGGCTTCGCCTCCGCCCGGCTGGCGGCGGGCGATGCGGTCGCCGCCATCGCCGCGTCGCGGGCCTCGCTCGCCTCCTTCACCACCTTCGCCGCGGTCGCCCGCGAGCACTGGCAGCGAGACCGCGCCCGCCTCGACGCCGTCGAGCTCCTGCTCGAGCGGCGCGTCGAGCAGCGCCGCGAGGAGCGGGCGCGCCGCGAGCGCGTCGAGATCGACGACCTCGTCGCCGCCCGGTGGCTGCGGGCCCGCCGCGGCACGGACGACGGCGCGGTCGACGGCGCGGACGGTGGCGCGGCATGA
- a CDS encoding motility protein A — protein sequence MDPATLLGVLVGLVIIIAANVMEGGNPMSLLLVPPMLLVFGTTLMVTVAGGTIPDAKHALASLKTAFTAKVRPAGDVVPMVVALAERARREGLLALEDDLKKVDDPFLVKGVQLAIDGTDPDEVREILESEVYAAKAQGKHAAKFFADAGAYAPTIGIIGTVMGLVHVLENLAQPEELGHLIAAAFIATLWGVMSANVIWLPIGNRLKRLTELEAARMEVIIEGVAAIQAGSNPRVIAQKLTSLLPAGEQPPSLDKAA from the coding sequence ATGGACCCGGCAACCCTGCTCGGGGTGCTCGTCGGCCTCGTCATCATCATCGCCGCCAACGTGATGGAGGGCGGCAACCCGATGAGCCTCCTCCTGGTCCCGCCGATGCTGCTGGTCTTCGGGACCACGCTGATGGTGACCGTCGCCGGTGGCACGATCCCCGACGCCAAGCACGCGCTCGCCTCGCTCAAGACCGCCTTCACCGCGAAGGTCCGGCCGGCGGGCGACGTCGTACCGATGGTGGTGGCGCTCGCCGAGCGCGCGCGCCGCGAGGGACTGCTCGCGCTCGAGGACGACCTCAAGAAGGTGGACGACCCGTTCCTGGTCAAGGGCGTGCAGCTCGCGATCGACGGCACCGACCCCGACGAGGTGCGCGAGATCCTCGAGTCGGAGGTCTACGCCGCCAAGGCGCAGGGCAAGCACGCCGCGAAGTTCTTCGCCGACGCGGGCGCCTACGCCCCGACGATCGGCATCATCGGCACGGTCATGGGGCTGGTGCACGTCCTGGAGAACCTCGCCCAGCCCGAGGAGCTCGGCCACCTGATCGCGGCCGCCTTCATCGCGACCCTGTGGGGCGTCATGTCCGCCAACGTGATCTGGCTGCCCATCGGCAACCGGCTCAAGCGGCTCACCGAGCTCGAGGCGGCCCGCATGGAGGTCATCATCGAGGGCGTCGCCGCGATCCAGGCCGGGTCGAACCCGCGCGTGATCGCGCAGAAGCTGACCTCGCTCCTGCCGGCCGGCGAGCAGCCGCCGTCCCTCGACAAGGCCGCCTGA
- a CDS encoding OmpA/MotB family protein, producing the protein MSSGGSRKRRAEEEEHENHERWLVTYADMVTLLMVLFIVMFAMSSVDQKKFNALKDGLAAGFGDSTSVMTGSESTLDQPGVSAIAPVRPENFMGSTKQAVSTQQDQQDQQSQEYAAARLEKARLDELGKELTRALRDAGLAHDVTRRIDGDGLVLSLTSRHVVFQPDRAELSPRGQRVLEVVAPVLRGTTEDLRIDGHTNQVPVKPRYFATDWDLSSARAITVLRYLQEVGQIPGERLSAAAYGHEVPLVDPAEPGSQRINKRVDIVVLSALPPAARELLDDIQGTTTSPTASPATTEGGGSS; encoded by the coding sequence ATGAGCAGCGGGGGCAGCCGCAAGCGCCGCGCGGAGGAGGAGGAGCACGAGAACCACGAGCGCTGGCTGGTGACCTATGCCGACATGGTGACGCTGCTGATGGTGCTCTTCATCGTGATGTTCGCGATGAGCTCGGTGGACCAGAAGAAGTTCAACGCGCTCAAGGACGGGCTCGCCGCTGGCTTCGGCGACTCCACCTCGGTCATGACCGGGTCGGAGTCGACGCTCGACCAGCCCGGCGTGTCCGCGATCGCCCCCGTGCGCCCGGAGAACTTCATGGGCTCGACCAAGCAGGCCGTGTCCACCCAGCAGGACCAGCAGGACCAGCAGTCCCAGGAGTACGCCGCCGCCCGGCTCGAGAAGGCGCGGCTCGACGAGCTCGGCAAGGAGCTCACCCGGGCGCTGCGCGACGCCGGCCTGGCCCACGACGTCACCCGCCGGATCGACGGCGACGGCCTGGTGCTCAGCCTGACCTCGCGCCACGTGGTCTTCCAGCCCGACCGGGCCGAGCTGAGCCCGCGCGGGCAGCGGGTGCTCGAGGTCGTCGCACCGGTGCTCCGGGGCACGACCGAGGACCTCCGCATCGACGGCCACACCAACCAGGTGCCGGTGAAGCCCCGCTACTTCGCCACCGACTGGGACCTCTCCTCGGCCCGCGCGATCACGGTCCTGCGCTACCTCCAGGAGGTCGGCCAGATCCCGGGCGAGCGCCTCAGTGCGGCGGCGTACGGCCACGAGGTCCCCCTCGTCGACCCGGCCGAGCCCGGGTCGCAGCGGATCAACAAGCGCGTCGACATCGTCGTGCTCTCCGCCCTCCCGCCGGCCGCCCGCGAGCTGCTCGACGACATCCAGGGCACGACGACCAGCCCCACCGCCAGTCCCGCCACCACCGAAGGAGGAGGATCCTCATGA
- a CDS encoding flagellar hook-basal body complex protein FliE, with protein sequence MSIGGIEAVSGFMPLAAPVVQAPSAAPSAGASATAPSQRGADFGNLVLDGIERLEGIQDKADGLAVRAASGTLPNIHDYTLAATEAETATKLTVAVRNKAIEAFNDIMRMQVG encoded by the coding sequence ATGAGCATCGGTGGGATCGAGGCGGTCAGCGGGTTCATGCCGCTCGCCGCGCCCGTGGTCCAGGCCCCGTCCGCCGCACCGTCCGCCGGCGCCTCGGCGACCGCTCCCTCGCAGCGGGGCGCCGACTTCGGCAACCTGGTGCTCGACGGCATCGAGCGGCTCGAGGGCATCCAGGACAAGGCGGACGGCCTCGCCGTGCGCGCCGCGTCCGGCACGCTGCCCAACATCCACGACTACACCCTGGCCGCCACTGAGGCCGAGACCGCAACCAAGCTGACCGTCGCCGTGCGCAACAAGGCGATCGAGGCCTTCAACGACATCATGAGGATGCAGGTCGGATGA
- the fliF gene encoding flagellar basal-body MS-ring/collar protein FliF: MRAGITQVLDRYRRAFLLFTPGQKVVAIVGTAALLLAAFMVFRWAAAPSYAPLYSNLSSEDASAVVDQLDADGIPYEIGGGGGTISVPRDQVYSTRISLSGEGIPSASGDSGYGLLDEQDISTSQFKEQTDFKRAMEGELAATIEAIDGVDTAVVHLALPPKQVFLEEQDPATASVLVDTGGNQLGPDQVQAIVNLVASSIDGLEPAKVTVADATGRVLSDNGDSASGLSSSRNRQVQDYQDQLGSKAQQMLDQIFGPGHSSVQVTAVLDFDKKTTETTTYSRKKDAPTLSESVQSETYSGGATPGTTPGGVVGPDSQLETGAGGTGDGSYQNSSTVRENGVDKVVEQSETAPGTVSSLHAAVVIDTASKQAVDAAQINDLVASAIGLDTERGDTIETSSIPFDTSVADANAAALAAAKSAEAAATRNTWIRNGVLAGGVLLLVGLAWRRSRKNAQAREDATSYVVEQLRQEQASRALQAAEAPTSLALPAFVEPVDGMRDELVALVERQPDEVASLLRGWLVERPS, translated from the coding sequence ATGAGGGCCGGGATCACGCAGGTGCTCGACCGCTACCGTCGCGCCTTCCTGCTCTTCACGCCCGGCCAGAAGGTCGTGGCGATCGTCGGGACCGCGGCCCTGCTGCTCGCGGCGTTCATGGTGTTCCGCTGGGCCGCCGCGCCGTCGTACGCCCCGCTCTACAGCAACCTCTCGTCCGAGGACGCGTCCGCCGTCGTCGACCAGCTCGACGCCGACGGGATCCCCTACGAGATCGGCGGGGGCGGCGGGACCATCTCGGTGCCGCGCGACCAGGTCTACTCGACGCGGATCTCGTTGAGCGGCGAGGGCATCCCCTCCGCCAGCGGCGACAGCGGCTACGGCCTGCTCGACGAGCAGGACATCTCGACGTCGCAGTTCAAGGAGCAGACCGACTTCAAGCGCGCGATGGAGGGCGAGCTCGCCGCCACGATCGAGGCGATCGACGGCGTCGACACCGCCGTCGTGCACCTCGCGCTCCCGCCCAAGCAGGTCTTCCTCGAGGAGCAGGACCCGGCCACGGCCTCGGTCCTGGTGGACACCGGTGGCAACCAGCTCGGCCCCGACCAGGTCCAGGCGATCGTCAACCTGGTCGCCTCCAGCATCGACGGCCTCGAGCCGGCCAAGGTGACCGTCGCCGACGCCACCGGCCGCGTGCTGTCCGACAACGGCGACTCGGCGAGCGGGCTGAGCAGCAGCCGCAACCGCCAGGTGCAGGACTACCAGGACCAGCTCGGCTCCAAGGCGCAGCAGATGCTCGACCAGATCTTCGGCCCCGGCCACTCCTCGGTGCAGGTCACCGCGGTCCTTGACTTCGACAAGAAGACGACCGAGACGACCACCTACAGCCGCAAGAAGGACGCGCCGACGCTGTCGGAGTCGGTACAGAGCGAGACCTACTCGGGCGGCGCCACCCCGGGCACCACGCCCGGCGGCGTGGTCGGTCCGGACAGCCAGCTCGAGACGGGCGCGGGCGGCACGGGCGACGGCAGCTACCAGAACTCCTCGACCGTGCGCGAGAACGGCGTCGACAAGGTCGTCGAGCAGTCCGAGACCGCCCCCGGGACCGTCTCCTCGCTCCACGCCGCCGTCGTCATCGACACCGCCTCCAAGCAGGCCGTCGACGCCGCCCAGATCAACGACCTGGTCGCCTCGGCGATCGGCCTCGACACCGAGCGTGGCGACACCATCGAGACCTCCTCGATCCCGTTCGACACCTCGGTGGCCGACGCCAACGCCGCCGCCCTCGCGGCGGCGAAGTCCGCCGAGGCCGCCGCGACCCGCAACACGTGGATCCGCAACGGTGTCCTGGCCGGCGGGGTCCTGCTGCTGGTCGGCCTCGCCTGGCGGCGCTCGCGCAAGAACGCGCAGGCCCGCGAGGACGCGACGTCGTACGTCGTCGAGCAGCTGCGGCAGGAGCAGGCGTCCCGCGCCCTCCAGGCCGCCGAGGCGCCGACCTCGCTCGCCCTGCCCGCCTTCGTCGAGCCGGTCGACGGGATGCGCGACGAGCTCGTCGCGCTCGTCGAGCGCCAGCCCGACGAGGTCGCCTCGCTCCTGCGCGGCTGGCTCGTGGAGCGTCCTTCATGA
- the fliG gene encoding flagellar motor switch protein FliG gives MTLMTTGHSTQGARKAAIVLVRLGKDRASQVLAHMSDEEVEAVSAEIAQLAAVEPDETHSIMGEFSELLSARQHMLQGGMDFARDVLKGALGDDRAEEAVQRLAARAVHLPFQFLGRADPAQLRSFIREEHPQVIAIVLAHMTAEKASTVLSGLAPELQAEVAHRIAVMDRANPETVRTVEAVLERRLSSVLQTTDSSQVGGLGPLVSIINRADRSTERQIVEGLETLDARLAEEVRSRMFMFEDIVGLSDRDVQQVLRQVDPAELALALKGVSEQVRDKITGNLSERAAENVLDEVEILGPVRLTQVEEAQQSVIRTIRTLEERGEVVVRRGGDDEFVD, from the coding sequence ATGACCCTCATGACCACCGGCCACTCGACCCAGGGTGCCCGCAAGGCCGCCATCGTGCTCGTGCGCCTCGGCAAGGACCGTGCCAGCCAGGTGCTCGCCCACATGAGCGACGAGGAGGTCGAGGCGGTGTCCGCCGAGATCGCCCAGCTCGCCGCGGTGGAGCCGGACGAGACGCACTCGATCATGGGGGAGTTCTCCGAGCTCCTCAGCGCCCGCCAGCACATGCTGCAGGGCGGCATGGACTTCGCCCGCGACGTGCTCAAGGGCGCGCTCGGCGACGACCGGGCCGAGGAGGCCGTGCAGCGCCTCGCCGCCCGCGCGGTCCACCTGCCCTTTCAGTTCCTCGGCCGCGCCGACCCGGCCCAGCTGCGCTCCTTCATCCGCGAGGAGCACCCGCAGGTGATCGCGATCGTGCTCGCGCACATGACGGCCGAGAAGGCCTCGACGGTGCTCTCCGGCCTCGCGCCCGAGCTGCAGGCCGAGGTCGCCCACCGCATCGCCGTCATGGACCGGGCCAACCCCGAGACCGTCCGCACGGTCGAGGCGGTGCTCGAGCGCCGGCTCTCCTCGGTCCTGCAGACCACCGACTCCTCGCAGGTCGGCGGGCTCGGCCCGCTCGTCAGCATCATCAACCGCGCCGACCGCTCGACCGAGCGCCAGATCGTCGAGGGCCTCGAGACCCTCGACGCGCGCCTCGCCGAGGAGGTGCGCAGCCGGATGTTCATGTTCGAGGACATCGTCGGGCTCTCCGACCGCGACGTGCAGCAGGTCCTGCGCCAGGTCGACCCCGCCGAGCTCGCCCTCGCCCTCAAGGGGGTCTCGGAGCAGGTCCGCGACAAGATCACCGGCAACCTGTCCGAGCGTGCGGCCGAGAACGTCCTCGACGAGGTCGAGATCCTCGGCCCGGTCCGCCTCACGCAGGTCGAGGAGGCGCAGCAGTCGGTCATCCGCACCATCCGCACCCTCGAGGAGCGTGGCGAGGTCGTCGTGCGCCGGGGAGGTGACGATGAGTTCGTCGACTGA
- a CDS encoding transglycosylase SLT domain-containing protein codes for MSITDVTARISQIQSQLALLPGSSVGSSSFATALDRTSAASVTSTTGGSVTGDQVVAKAREMVGLPYVWGGTDPEKGVDCSGLVQSVFSSFGIDLPRLSADQARAGTPVASMADAKPGDLIAWDNSSRNVGADHIAIYIGNGQMIEAPRPGGHVQVVPVTTPPDYIRRVIPEASSVTPSSPVSPVAGSSGDVPPGTPYADLFRAAGAAHHVDPALLAAVAQQESGFDPKAVSPAGAQGIMQLMPGTAKGLGVTDPFDPAQAIDGAAKLLDNLITRFGSIEMSLAAYNAGPGAVVRYDGVPPYPETQNYVKSVMAHWLGGAAA; via the coding sequence ATGAGCATCACGGACGTCACCGCGCGCATCTCCCAGATCCAGTCGCAGCTCGCCCTGCTGCCGGGGTCGTCGGTCGGCTCGAGCAGCTTCGCCACCGCCCTGGACCGGACGTCGGCCGCCTCGGTCACCTCGACCACGGGCGGCTCGGTCACCGGCGACCAGGTCGTCGCGAAGGCCAGGGAGATGGTCGGCCTGCCCTACGTCTGGGGCGGGACCGACCCCGAGAAGGGCGTCGACTGCTCCGGCCTCGTGCAGTCCGTCTTCTCGTCCTTCGGCATCGACCTGCCCCGGCTCTCCGCCGACCAGGCGCGGGCCGGCACGCCGGTCGCGAGCATGGCCGACGCGAAGCCCGGCGACCTCATCGCGTGGGACAACTCCAGCCGCAACGTCGGCGCCGACCACATCGCCATCTACATCGGCAACGGCCAGATGATCGAGGCGCCCCGACCCGGCGGGCACGTGCAGGTGGTCCCGGTGACCACCCCGCCCGACTACATCCGCCGCGTCATCCCGGAGGCGTCCTCGGTCACCCCCAGCAGCCCTGTGTCCCCGGTCGCCGGGTCGAGCGGCGACGTGCCGCCCGGGACGCCGTACGCCGACCTCTTCCGCGCTGCCGGCGCCGCCCATCACGTCGACCCGGCGCTGCTCGCCGCGGTGGCGCAGCAGGAGTCGGGCTTCGACCCGAAGGCCGTCAGCCCCGCGGGCGCGCAGGGGATCATGCAGCTGATGCCCGGCACCGCGAAGGGCCTCGGCGTCACCGACCCGTTCGACCCGGCCCAGGCCATCGACGGCGCGGCCAAGCTCCTCGACAACCTGATCACCCGCTTCGGCTCGATCGAGATGTCCCTGGCCGCCTACAACGCCGGCCCCGGCGCCGTCGTCCGCTACGACGGCGTACCGCCGTACCCGGAGACCCAGAACTACGTGAAGTCGGTCATGGCCCACTGGCTCGGAGGAGCAGCCGCATGA
- a CDS encoding flagellar hook-length control protein FliK → MSITSLTVATLDLGSIPIGPNGAPATSDPAAAGSFAALVAGLLGTSTAAAGPAGPVPGGPGLADQLTGEPTDPTTDPATDPATDPATDPATDPATDPATDPATGKEADEASGDAAGSTAVPTALLANMAPLPQTTVPAPATAAPDVAGRAVEAAAPVPAPDAAPGADPASAPEAAATSSDGAGPLPAGAPRDGGSGSEGAGPGTSDGSGGWQRPDGAGATASAAAPVSGTPVPGTPASVPVSAPTLPTAAASPQAEPPRAAAPVAQLAPEVTRLVSRGNGVHRLTMRLQPEALGEVRVTMTVRDGAVQVHLSGGDDAARALAEGAPELRRVLELAGVTEARVVVRDTSGQTAGQASGQASGQPGTTGTTTSYDTQAGAGGDTPSTRGDAGQQDQHARTRGGAGARDGLTDGATALRPDPVTAARPGIDLTM, encoded by the coding sequence ATGAGCATCACATCCCTGACCGTCGCGACCCTGGACCTCGGGTCGATCCCGATCGGTCCGAACGGCGCCCCCGCCACGAGCGACCCCGCCGCGGCCGGCAGCTTCGCCGCGCTGGTGGCCGGACTGCTCGGTACGTCGACCGCCGCGGCCGGCCCTGCCGGCCCGGTGCCTGGGGGGCCGGGGCTCGCGGACCAGCTGACCGGCGAGCCGACCGACCCGACGACCGACCCGGCCACCGACCCGGCCACCGACCCGGCCACCGACCCGGCCACCGACCCGGCCACCGACCCGGCCACCGACCCGGCCACCGGGAAGGAGGCCGACGAGGCGTCGGGCGACGCGGCCGGCTCGACCGCCGTCCCGACGGCGCTGCTCGCGAACATGGCGCCCCTGCCCCAGACGACCGTGCCGGCCCCGGCCACCGCGGCCCCGGACGTCGCGGGCCGGGCCGTCGAGGCGGCCGCGCCCGTCCCGGCTCCCGACGCTGCTCCCGGCGCCGACCCCGCCTCCGCTCCCGAGGCCGCGGCCACGTCGTCCGACGGGGCCGGCCCGCTCCCGGCCGGCGCTCCCCGGGACGGCGGGTCCGGCTCGGAGGGGGCCGGACCGGGGACGTCCGACGGCTCGGGAGGGTGGCAGCGACCGGACGGTGCGGGAGCCACCGCGTCGGCGGCGGCCCCGGTCTCGGGCACCCCGGTCCCAGGCACCCCGGCATCGGTCCCGGTGTCGGCGCCGACGCTCCCGACAGCCGCGGCGAGCCCGCAGGCCGAGCCGCCGCGCGCAGCCGCACCCGTCGCGCAGCTCGCCCCGGAGGTCACCCGGCTCGTCTCGCGCGGCAACGGCGTCCACCGGCTCACCATGCGCCTCCAGCCGGAGGCGCTGGGGGAGGTGCGCGTGACGATGACCGTCCGCGACGGCGCCGTCCAGGTGCACCTCAGCGGCGGCGACGACGCCGCTCGCGCCCTGGCCGAGGGCGCCCCGGAGCTCCGGCGGGTCCTCGAGCTCGCCGGCGTGACCGAGGCCCGGGTGGTCGTGCGCGACACCTCGGGCCAGACGGCCGGCCAGGCATCCGGCCAGGCATCCGGCCAGCCGGGCACCACCGGCACCACGACGTCGTACGACACCCAGGCGGGTGCCGGCGGTGACACCCCGTCGACGCGCGGGGACGCAGGACAGCAGGACCAGCACGCACGGACGCGTGGTGGAGCAGGCGCCAGGGACGGCCTCACCGACGGAGCGACCGCGCTCCGTCCCGACCCGGTCACCGCTGCCCGTCCGGGCATCGACCTGACCATGTGA